In Opitutus sp., one genomic interval encodes:
- the glgA gene encoding glycogen synthase GlgA, whose amino-acid sequence MKIVHVASELFPYIKTGGLADAVAALTGTLAARGNEVSVFLPGYRAVVDHPLATGATRTHGLRIEMGDAFMTGEVRSFSPAKNLTIHLICREEFFDRRNPYGTAERDYEDNHHRFIFFCKGVVETMRFLDLSADVIHGHDWQCGFLPLLLRHAEQRYGITLAMKTVFTIHNIAFQGVFPMRSFYRTNLPEELMGIDGVEFYGQMSMMKAGILFSDRVTTVSPRYAREIQTAEFGCGLDGVILSRAADLVGFINGIDTAVWNPATDPLIPEHYSVGKLAGKAKCRTELLTRAGLDPKYAGPIFGMVCRLTEQKGVDLLLDNAAFFRKNDVRLIVLGKGDKQLESSLRELAALVPTHVVLSSRVDESMSHLIEAGSDFFVMPSRFEPCGLNQMYSQAYGTIPLVTQVGGLVDTVIDIDTNPAAGTGVMFSPSVAGLGGGLTRALKLFADKQHYTEVQARGMRTDFGWAKTALAYEDLYTDSI is encoded by the coding sequence ATGAAAATCGTGCACGTTGCCAGTGAATTGTTCCCCTACATTAAAACTGGCGGACTGGCCGATGCGGTGGCGGCGCTTACAGGTACTCTGGCGGCACGCGGCAACGAGGTGTCGGTGTTCCTTCCCGGTTACCGGGCGGTGGTGGATCATCCGCTGGCGACGGGGGCCACAAGGACGCACGGATTGCGCATCGAAATGGGTGATGCCTTCATGACCGGTGAAGTCCGGTCATTTTCTCCGGCTAAGAATCTCACGATCCATCTGATTTGCCGCGAGGAGTTCTTCGATCGCCGCAATCCGTACGGCACGGCTGAACGCGACTACGAGGACAACCACCACCGGTTTATTTTCTTCTGCAAAGGCGTGGTGGAGACCATGCGCTTTCTCGATCTGAGCGCCGACGTGATCCACGGCCACGACTGGCAATGCGGATTTCTGCCGTTGCTCCTGCGTCATGCCGAGCAGCGCTACGGCATCACCTTGGCAATGAAAACGGTGTTCACCATTCACAACATCGCCTTCCAAGGGGTGTTCCCGATGCGCTCGTTTTACCGCACCAATCTGCCCGAGGAACTCATGGGCATCGATGGCGTCGAGTTTTACGGACAGATGAGCATGATGAAGGCGGGTATCCTGTTTTCGGATCGAGTGACCACGGTCAGCCCGCGCTACGCTCGCGAAATCCAAACGGCGGAGTTCGGTTGTGGTCTTGACGGCGTTATTTTGAGCCGCGCTGCCGATTTGGTCGGCTTCATTAACGGCATCGACACAGCGGTCTGGAATCCGGCGACCGATCCGCTGATTCCCGAGCATTACTCCGTGGGGAAACTTGCAGGCAAAGCGAAGTGCCGGACCGAGTTGCTTACCCGGGCGGGATTGGATCCGAAGTATGCCGGCCCGATCTTCGGCATGGTGTGCCGCCTGACCGAGCAGAAAGGGGTTGATCTGCTTCTGGATAACGCGGCCTTTTTTCGCAAAAACGACGTGCGCCTGATCGTGCTCGGCAAGGGAGACAAACAGTTGGAGTCGAGCCTGCGTGAACTCGCGGCGTTGGTGCCCACGCACGTGGTTTTGTCGAGTCGGGTGGACGAGTCGATGAGCCACCTGATCGAAGCCGGCAGCGACTTTTTTGTGATGCCCTCCCGCTTCGAACCGTGCGGGTTAAATCAGATGTATTCGCAGGCCTACGGGACGATTCCGCTGGTCACGCAAGTGGGCGGGTTGGTCGACACGGTCATCGATATTGATACCAACCCGGCGGCTGGCACCGGCGTGATGTTCAGCCCGAGCGTGGCGGGGCTGGGCGGCGGTTTGACGCGAGCGCTCAAGCTGTTTGCCGACAAGCAGCATTACACCGAAGTCCAGGCTCGCGGAATGCGCACCGACTTCGGGTGGGCGAAGACAGCGCTGGCCTACGAGGATCTTTATACCGACTCGATTTAG
- a CDS encoding RsmB/NOP family class I SAM-dependent RNA methyltransferase: MSDSSLLARATHIIDQVSADKPADYVLRGDLGADKELLPAEKRDISKAVFTYFRWLSWLDKAAPTTSRVSSALDLQRKFEADPAYFKPEALAARAVPEWVKSEIDLTPAYLHHLQSEPTLWIRVQQEFAAALPRSLGNLTPSPSPLVPSPHRGTTLRYSGNTDLFRTSEFHQGVFEIQDIASQLVGYAAAPKPGETWWDTCAGEGGKTLHLSALMENKGLIWASDRNTGRIATLRKRAGRAQAFNYRAVTWNGGPFLPTKTKFDGILIDAPCSGVGTWQRNPHARWTTTPTDVSELAEIQIQLLNHAAPALKPGGRLVYAVCTLTKSETTKIADTFTAEHPDYIPDPVFAANATTPASPSQVHLWPHEINGNGMFIAAWRRKA; this comes from the coding sequence ATGTCCGACTCCTCCCTTCTCGCCCGCGCCACACACATCATTGACCAGGTTTCTGCCGACAAACCCGCCGACTACGTCCTGCGCGGCGACCTCGGCGCCGACAAGGAGCTGCTGCCGGCCGAAAAGCGCGATATCTCCAAGGCCGTTTTCACCTATTTCCGCTGGCTGAGCTGGCTCGACAAGGCCGCTCCCACCACCAGCCGCGTCTCCTCCGCCCTCGACCTGCAGCGCAAGTTCGAGGCGGACCCGGCCTACTTCAAACCCGAGGCCCTCGCCGCCCGCGCCGTCCCGGAGTGGGTTAAAAGCGAGATCGACCTCACCCCCGCCTACCTGCACCACCTGCAAAGCGAACCCACGCTCTGGATACGCGTGCAACAGGAATTCGCCGCCGCCCTGCCCCGCTCGCTGGGCAACCTCACGCCTTCGCCCTCCCCGCTGGTTCCCTCGCCACACCGCGGCACCACTCTGCGCTACAGCGGCAACACCGACCTGTTCCGCACCTCCGAATTCCACCAGGGCGTTTTTGAAATCCAGGACATCGCCTCGCAACTGGTCGGCTACGCCGCCGCACCCAAGCCCGGCGAGACGTGGTGGGACACCTGCGCAGGCGAAGGCGGCAAAACCCTGCATCTCTCGGCCCTGATGGAAAACAAGGGCCTGATCTGGGCGAGCGATCGCAACACCGGGCGCATCGCCACGCTGCGCAAACGCGCCGGCCGAGCCCAGGCGTTCAACTACCGCGCGGTCACCTGGAATGGCGGCCCCTTCCTGCCCACCAAGACCAAGTTCGACGGCATCCTCATCGACGCCCCGTGCAGCGGCGTCGGCACCTGGCAGCGCAACCCCCACGCCCGCTGGACCACCACGCCCACCGACGTGAGCGAACTCGCCGAGATCCAGATCCAGTTGCTCAACCACGCCGCCCCCGCCCTCAAACCGGGCGGCCGTTTGGTTTACGCGGTCTGCACGCTGACCAAGAGCGAAACCACGAAGATTGCCGACACCTTCACCGCCGAGCACCCCGATTACATTCCCGATCCGGTGTTCGCCGCCAACGCGACGACCCCTGCGAGCCCGAGCCAAGTCCACCTCTGGCCCCACGAGATTAACGGCAACGGCATGTTCATCGCCGCCTGGCGCCGGAAGGCCTGA
- a CDS encoding class I SAM-dependent methyltransferase, translated as MLRFFSVKTSDAKISSATVRDDFNDPVAVVHYARAAHSLGLWKSEQLLIERFFTDKTARLLEAGCGAGRVTLGLWQLGYRQLVAFDFAEELVEQARYLAEERGAAIPIHHADATQPIQCHLLGDTVVVAPSENAPQTNPNCHLIGDTGFGGALFMFNGLMQIPGRENRRAALANLAAVCRPGAPLLFTTHDRDHSRVERASWKLETLRWESGKQDPRLVEFGDRYFSDDVGRTFMHLPDRAEILADLAATGWTHTYDVMRSDLCHESSAVHDFSDECRFWVSHRA; from the coding sequence ATGCTGCGATTTTTTTCGGTGAAAACCTCCGACGCAAAAATCTCCTCCGCCACGGTCCGTGACGATTTCAACGATCCGGTTGCGGTCGTGCACTATGCCCGTGCAGCGCACAGCCTCGGCCTGTGGAAATCCGAGCAGTTGCTCATTGAACGGTTTTTCACCGACAAAACTGCCCGTCTGCTGGAAGCCGGATGCGGAGCCGGTCGGGTGACCCTCGGCCTTTGGCAGCTGGGTTACCGCCAGCTCGTCGCCTTTGATTTCGCCGAGGAACTGGTCGAGCAAGCCCGCTACCTCGCCGAAGAGCGCGGTGCCGCCATCCCCATCCACCACGCCGACGCGACCCAGCCAATCCAGTGTCACCTATTAGGTGACACTGTCGTTGTCGCCCCGTCGGAAAACGCACCTCAAACCAATCCTAACTGTCACCTAATAGGTGACACTGGATTTGGGGGCGCGCTGTTTATGTTCAACGGGCTGATGCAGATCCCGGGCCGCGAAAACCGGCGGGCGGCCCTCGCCAACCTCGCCGCGGTTTGCCGGCCGGGGGCGCCGTTGTTGTTCACCACGCACGATCGCGATCACTCGCGTGTCGAACGCGCGTCTTGGAAACTGGAAACGCTGCGCTGGGAAAGTGGCAAGCAGGACCCGCGTCTCGTCGAGTTTGGCGACCGGTACTTTTCCGACGACGTGGGGCGCACGTTTATGCACCTGCCCGACCGCGCCGAAATACTCGCCGACCTCGCCGCCACCGGCTGGACGCACACCTACGACGTCATGCGTAGCGACCTGTGCCACGAATCGAGCGCGGTGCATGACTTTTCCGACGAATGCCGCTTCTGGGTCTCCCACCGGGCTTGA
- the ccsA gene encoding cytochrome c biogenesis protein CcsA: MFTFTDRTWLWLASALYLAGFGLGTLAVLRERKLSRLLMYFIIAAGFTVQTFGLYLRGLEVKGCPLGNTFELFQFIAWSAMALYLVIGTTFRFSLLGYFTCLLGAALTALSLAFPAWDATRRIGIFGGNAWIEFHAAIALLSYGVFALLSLTAAMYVLQVFSLKRHHLHGLFSFLPSIRELDHICLRLLAAGAVLLTASLLVGAVHWSQDWASVNATKLAVTVLIWAAYSTALGLRLRSQLVGKRLAWLLLALFGLLLISLPLVSGSAS, from the coding sequence ATGTTCACTTTCACCGATCGCACCTGGCTCTGGCTCGCCTCCGCGCTGTACCTGGCGGGCTTCGGGCTCGGCACCTTGGCGGTCCTGCGCGAACGTAAGCTCTCGCGGCTGTTGATGTACTTTATCATCGCCGCCGGTTTCACCGTACAAACCTTCGGGCTCTACCTGCGCGGCCTCGAAGTCAAAGGCTGTCCGTTGGGCAACACCTTCGAGCTGTTCCAGTTCATCGCCTGGTCAGCCATGGCGCTTTACCTGGTCATCGGCACCACCTTTCGCTTCAGCCTGCTGGGCTATTTTACCTGCCTGCTGGGGGCCGCACTCACCGCACTCTCGCTTGCCTTCCCAGCCTGGGATGCCACCCGACGCATCGGCATTTTTGGCGGCAATGCGTGGATCGAATTCCACGCCGCCATCGCACTGCTGAGCTATGGCGTGTTCGCGCTGCTGTCGCTGACCGCCGCCATGTACGTGCTGCAGGTTTTCAGCCTCAAACGCCATCACCTCCACGGCCTGTTTTCCTTCCTGCCGTCGATTCGCGAACTCGACCACATTTGCCTGCGCCTGCTCGCGGCCGGCGCCGTTTTGCTCACCGCATCACTGCTCGTTGGGGCCGTTCATTGGAGCCAAGACTGGGCCTCGGTTAACGCCACTAAACTCGCCGTAACCGTGCTGATCTGGGCGGCCTACTCCACCGCACTTGGACTGCGTCTGCGCAGCCAGTTGGTCGGCAAGCGCCTCGCCTGGCTCCTGCTCGCCCTGTTCGGCCTGCTCCTGATTTCACTTCCGCTGGTCAGCGGCAGCGCCTCATGA
- a CDS encoding RNB domain-containing ribonuclease — translation MKYRDSLLELLRQPDYRPATVLTLSRALGLHKKLRAVFAHEVRGLLAKGELALVQGDRIAMPSRGAASSKSAPGAPHTPAQARAHGQGQRAIFQPNTSAFTRSSERTPERHAESEVLTGRLNFRAGGSAFVVPTKTGSGPAPEAIQIFPEDTGVAFHGDTVEIHVNPGIRQRRDGRGTERTGRVLRVLERARDTVVGNLQRIRNTYYVKPDDPRMFHEIVVGDPAAGTLTPTPEIGDKVVVRLGEWTQRSQLIQGEILERLGKTFEPRAELAGIYHKFKLDPTFPAAVEREVASLPDTVQPGELAGRLDYRQIPTFTIDPDDAKDFDDALSLEYLPEGEVRVGIHIADVSAYVKAGTFLDKEAQRRGNSTYLVGTVIPMLPEKLSNGLCSLVEAQDRLTKAVFLVFDAQGGLKAQTYSNTVIRSRKRLTYKQAYTLLFEDNLDNIRALPLPAKHQTGSTGRALSSLTDPELTDLQGWVRHLWKLASGLRLDRMANGSLDLDMPETKVFVDAEGYADRLEKIEHDESHQLIEEFMLAANEALARLTRTKNLPSVYRVHDEPDSEKLNELREFLATYDIRTGDLTLRAEIIGLLAALATHPQGYTLRTQLLRSLKKACYRGSPDGHYGLAKNDYTHFTSPIRRYSDLVVHRVFDHYLIKHEGHAEPANYVYGYNKAKMESIGEHLSLTEINSTEAERESVKIKLLEFFERELAKEKKTSFEAVITDVRANGLFIELVESMTFGFIPMSVLTDDVYTLNNAGDTLVGRRSKKAYALASRLFVAVAKVDRFKRLLDFRPYVAGEGNAAAQPLVPSHPHLRPPAAPAVAKPAMSKPAAPAGQRSTKPTLAPKAAHPAHKASGKPSKTAGKPAKAAKSGKQGKSDKPAKQGKSSKTANVKKAPKSVKAPYKNPPGNSKFIPTKP, via the coding sequence ATGAAATACCGCGACTCGCTCCTCGAATTGCTGCGTCAACCCGACTATCGACCCGCCACCGTTCTGACGCTTTCCCGCGCCCTCGGCCTCCATAAAAAACTCCGCGCCGTCTTCGCCCACGAGGTCCGCGGCCTGCTCGCCAAGGGCGAACTGGCGCTCGTTCAAGGCGACCGTATCGCCATGCCCTCGCGAGGCGCTGCGTCCTCTAAGTCAGCCCCCGGTGCCCCCCACACACCCGCCCAAGCACGAGCTCATGGACAGGGCCAGCGGGCCATCTTTCAACCCAACACGTCCGCCTTTACGCGTTCTTCCGAGCGCACTCCGGAACGCCACGCCGAGTCCGAGGTGCTCACCGGCCGGCTCAACTTTCGCGCTGGCGGCTCAGCCTTCGTGGTACCAACCAAAACCGGCTCCGGCCCCGCCCCCGAGGCGATTCAGATTTTCCCCGAGGACACCGGCGTCGCCTTCCACGGTGACACGGTCGAAATCCACGTTAACCCCGGCATCCGTCAGCGCCGCGATGGCCGTGGCACCGAGCGAACGGGTCGGGTGCTGCGCGTGCTCGAACGCGCCCGCGACACCGTCGTCGGCAACCTCCAGCGCATCCGCAACACCTACTACGTTAAACCCGACGACCCGCGGATGTTTCACGAGATCGTGGTCGGCGACCCCGCCGCCGGCACGCTCACGCCGACTCCAGAAATTGGCGACAAGGTCGTGGTCCGCCTCGGCGAATGGACCCAGCGCAGCCAGCTTATCCAAGGTGAAATCCTCGAGCGCCTCGGTAAAACCTTCGAACCCCGCGCCGAACTCGCCGGCATTTACCACAAGTTCAAACTCGATCCCACGTTCCCCGCCGCCGTCGAACGCGAGGTCGCCTCGCTTCCCGACACCGTTCAACCCGGTGAACTCGCCGGCCGCCTCGACTACCGGCAGATCCCGACCTTCACCATCGACCCGGACGACGCCAAGGATTTCGACGATGCCCTCTCACTTGAGTACCTGCCCGAAGGCGAGGTGCGCGTCGGTATTCACATTGCGGATGTTTCCGCCTACGTGAAGGCAGGTACTTTTCTCGACAAAGAAGCCCAGCGCCGTGGCAACTCGACCTACCTGGTCGGCACGGTCATTCCGATGCTGCCCGAAAAACTCTCCAACGGCCTGTGCTCGCTGGTCGAGGCCCAGGACCGGCTCACCAAGGCGGTCTTCCTCGTGTTCGACGCCCAGGGCGGCCTCAAGGCCCAAACCTACTCGAACACCGTCATCCGCAGCCGCAAGCGCCTCACCTACAAACAGGCCTACACACTCCTGTTTGAGGACAACCTAGATAACATCCGCGCGTTGCCCCTCCCTGCCAAACACCAGACCGGCTCCACCGGGCGCGCGCTTTCGTCGTTAACCGACCCTGAGTTAACCGACCTGCAGGGCTGGGTTCGCCACCTGTGGAAACTCGCCTCCGGCCTGCGCCTCGATCGCATGGCCAACGGCTCGCTCGACCTCGACATGCCCGAGACCAAGGTGTTCGTCGACGCCGAGGGCTACGCCGACCGCCTGGAAAAAATCGAGCACGACGAAAGCCACCAGCTCATCGAGGAGTTCATGCTCGCCGCCAACGAAGCGCTCGCCCGGCTCACGCGCACCAAAAACCTACCCTCGGTTTACCGCGTTCACGACGAACCCGACTCCGAAAAACTCAACGAACTACGCGAGTTTCTCGCCACCTACGACATCCGCACCGGCGACCTCACGTTGCGCGCAGAGATCATCGGCCTGCTGGCCGCCCTGGCCACGCACCCGCAGGGCTACACGTTGCGCACCCAGTTGCTGCGCAGCCTCAAAAAGGCCTGTTACCGGGGCTCGCCCGACGGCCACTACGGCCTGGCGAAAAACGACTACACCCACTTCACCTCGCCCATCCGTCGCTACTCCGACTTGGTCGTGCACCGGGTGTTCGACCACTACCTGATCAAACACGAGGGCCACGCCGAGCCGGCCAACTACGTTTACGGCTACAACAAGGCGAAGATGGAAAGTATCGGCGAGCACCTCAGCCTCACCGAAATCAACTCCACCGAGGCCGAGCGGGAGAGCGTCAAAATCAAACTGCTGGAGTTCTTTGAGCGCGAACTGGCCAAGGAAAAAAAGACCTCCTTCGAGGCGGTGATCACCGACGTGCGCGCCAACGGGCTTTTTATCGAGTTGGTCGAGTCGATGACCTTCGGCTTCATACCGATGAGCGTGCTCACCGACGACGTTTACACGCTCAACAACGCGGGCGACACGTTGGTGGGCCGCCGCAGCAAAAAAGCCTATGCGCTCGCCTCACGCCTTTTTGTGGCGGTGGCCAAAGTGGACCGCTTCAAGCGCCTGCTCGACTTCCGCCCGTATGTCGCCGGCGAGGGCAACGCCGCCGCACAACCGCTGGTGCCGTCGCATCCCCACCTGCGCCCCCCTGCGGCGCCTGCCGTGGCCAAGCCCGCCATGTCCAAACCTGCGGCCCCCGCAGGTCAACGTTCGACCAAGCCCACGCTTGCCCCCAAGGCCGCGCACCCCGCACACAAGGCCTCGGGAAAGCCGTCAAAAACGGCCGGCAAGCCCGCTAAAGCCGCCAAGTCAGGTAAACAGGGTAAGTCGGATAAGCCTGCCAAGCAGGGCAAGTCGTCGAAGACCGCCAACGTCAAAAAAGCACCGAAGTCCGTGAAAGCCCCCTACAAAAACCCGCCTGGCAACTCGAAGTTTATCCCCACCAAACCTTGA